The following proteins are co-located in the Microbulbifer sp. VAAF005 genome:
- a CDS encoding enoyl-CoA hydratase/isomerase family protein, whose amino-acid sequence MSDKLLCEVDSEGVATVTLNRPEIHNAFDDELIHELATTFDTLAQNPAVRVLVLASNGKSFSAGADLNWMKRMATYSEEENRRDAAALAAMLYKLDTFPAPTIARVQGAAFGGAVGLVSCCDMAVASERASFCLSEVKIGLLPATISPYVINAIGTRHARRYFVTAERFPAERAEQIGLVSEVCAEADLDLHVQKLVNAIADNGPKAVAMAKQLAMSMSNRVINDELQGQTSALIAAVRVSPEGQEGLSAFLEKRAPSWMNGSEG is encoded by the coding sequence ATGAGCGATAAATTGCTGTGCGAAGTGGATAGCGAGGGCGTGGCCACGGTCACCCTGAACCGGCCGGAAATCCACAACGCTTTTGATGATGAACTGATCCACGAGCTGGCCACCACCTTTGACACCCTGGCGCAAAACCCCGCTGTACGTGTGTTGGTACTGGCCTCCAATGGCAAGAGCTTTTCTGCCGGAGCCGACCTCAACTGGATGAAGCGCATGGCGACTTATTCAGAAGAGGAAAACCGCCGCGACGCAGCTGCGCTCGCCGCCATGCTGTACAAGCTCGACACTTTTCCTGCGCCCACCATTGCGCGAGTACAGGGCGCCGCTTTTGGCGGGGCCGTGGGCCTGGTGAGCTGCTGCGATATGGCCGTGGCCTCTGAGCGCGCCAGCTTCTGTTTGTCCGAAGTCAAAATCGGGTTGCTGCCCGCCACCATCAGTCCCTATGTCATCAATGCTATCGGCACTCGCCATGCGCGTCGTTACTTTGTCACAGCGGAACGTTTCCCCGCCGAGCGCGCGGAACAGATCGGTTTGGTATCCGAAGTCTGTGCCGAGGCTGATCTGGACCTGCATGTGCAGAAATTAGTGAATGCCATTGCCGACAATGGCCCCAAGGCAGTCGCCATGGCCAAGCAACTGGCTATGTCCATGTCCAACCGGGTTATCAACGATGAATTGCAGGGCCAGACCAGCGCGCTGATCGCTGCCGTGCGTGTGTCGCCGGAAGGACAGGAAGGGTTGAGTGCGTTTTTGGAAAAGCGTGCACCCAGTTGGATGAATGGTAGCGAAGGGTAA
- a CDS encoding carboxyl transferase domain-containing protein, whose protein sequence is MNQLQSKINTRDAAFGENREQMQALVADLREKVEAIAQGGGERAREKHLARGKLLPRDRIDALLDPGSPFMEFSQLAAHEVYGEDVPAAGIITGIGTVSGQPCVIVANDATVKGGTYYPLTVKKHLRAQTIAEQNNLPCIYLVDSGGANLPRQDDVFPDREHFGRIFFNQANLSAQNIPQIAVVMGSCTAGGAYVPAMADESIMVKEQATIFLAGPPLVKAATGEEVSAEELGGAEVHCRTSGVSDHYANNDVHALQLARRSVARLNRIKNPGLDIQKPVEPIYPPEDIYGVVPKDSRQPFDVREIIARVVDGSEFDEFKALYGTTLVTGFARIQGYPVGIVANNGILFAESAQKGAHFIELCAQRKIPLVFLQNITGFMVGKQYEAGGIAKHGAKMVTAVATAKVPKITILIGGSFGAGNYGMCGRAYDPNFLFMWPNARISVMGGEQAAGVLAQVKRDQMAARGESWSEEEEHQFKQPIMDNYEHQGHPYYASARLWDDGVIDPADTRRVLGLCLAAASHKEPEETQFGVFRM, encoded by the coding sequence ATGAATCAGTTGCAGAGCAAAATAAACACGCGCGATGCCGCCTTTGGCGAAAACCGCGAGCAGATGCAGGCGCTGGTGGCAGACCTGCGCGAGAAAGTGGAAGCCATCGCCCAGGGCGGCGGCGAGCGCGCGAGGGAAAAACACCTGGCGCGGGGGAAATTATTGCCACGGGACCGTATCGATGCGCTGCTCGATCCGGGTAGCCCTTTTATGGAATTTTCCCAGCTGGCCGCTCACGAGGTTTACGGTGAAGATGTTCCGGCTGCGGGCATTATTACCGGCATCGGCACCGTTTCCGGTCAGCCCTGCGTGATAGTGGCTAACGATGCCACTGTAAAAGGCGGTACTTACTACCCGCTTACAGTAAAAAAACACCTACGTGCGCAGACGATTGCTGAACAGAATAATCTGCCGTGCATTTACCTGGTGGATTCCGGTGGTGCCAATTTGCCGCGCCAGGACGACGTCTTCCCAGACCGAGAGCACTTCGGTCGCATCTTCTTTAACCAAGCCAATCTCTCTGCACAGAATATTCCGCAGATCGCAGTGGTTATGGGTAGCTGCACTGCCGGTGGTGCCTATGTGCCGGCCATGGCAGACGAATCCATTATGGTGAAAGAGCAGGCCACCATCTTCCTGGCGGGTCCGCCCCTGGTGAAAGCGGCCACCGGTGAAGAAGTTTCTGCCGAAGAACTCGGCGGTGCCGAGGTGCACTGCCGCACTTCCGGGGTTTCCGATCACTACGCCAATAACGACGTACATGCGTTGCAGTTGGCGCGCCGCTCTGTAGCGCGCCTGAACCGTATCAAAAATCCCGGCCTGGATATCCAAAAGCCGGTGGAGCCGATTTATCCACCGGAAGACATTTACGGCGTGGTGCCCAAAGACTCGCGCCAGCCGTTTGATGTGCGCGAGATTATCGCGAGGGTTGTGGACGGATCTGAGTTCGATGAATTTAAAGCGTTGTACGGCACCACCCTGGTAACCGGTTTCGCCCGTATCCAGGGCTACCCGGTGGGAATTGTTGCCAACAACGGCATCCTGTTTGCGGAGAGTGCGCAGAAGGGCGCGCACTTTATTGAGTTGTGCGCGCAGCGCAAGATCCCGCTGGTGTTTCTGCAAAATATCACCGGCTTTATGGTGGGTAAACAGTACGAGGCGGGCGGCATCGCCAAACACGGCGCCAAGATGGTGACCGCTGTCGCTACCGCCAAGGTGCCCAAAATTACCATCCTTATCGGCGGCTCTTTCGGTGCAGGTAACTATGGTATGTGTGGCCGCGCCTACGATCCCAACTTCCTGTTTATGTGGCCCAATGCGCGCATCTCGGTTATGGGGGGTGAACAAGCCGCCGGCGTATTGGCCCAGGTGAAGCGCGACCAGATGGCTGCCCGGGGTGAATCCTGGAGCGAAGAGGAAGAGCACCAGTTTAAACAGCCGATTATGGATAACTACGAGCACCAGGGGCATCCCTATTACGCCTCCGCGCGCTTGTGGGATGACGGCGTTATCGATCCGGCGGATACCCGCCGCGTGCTCGGTCTGTGCCTGGCGGCGGCCAGCCACAAGGAACCGGAAGAGACCCAGTTCGGCGTGTTCCGCATGTAA
- a CDS encoding isovaleryl-CoA dehydrogenase encodes MNTSYPTLNFGLGEDIDMLRDMVYKFCQAELAPRAAQIDEDNLFPADMWKKFGELGLLGMTVEEEFGGSNMGYLAHAVAMEEISRASASVGLSYGAHSNLCVNQIRKNGTHAQKLKYLPKLCSGEHVGALAMSEPNSGSDVVSLQLRAEKRGDRFILNGNKMWITNGPDADTYVIYARTEPGISSGGITAFIVERGFAGFSQAQKLDKLGMRGSNTCELVFEDCEVPEENILGELNGGVRVLMSGLDYERTILSGGPVGIMQACLDVVVPYIHERKQFGKAIGEFQLMQGKIADMYADLNASRSYLYAVARACDRGEDSRKDAAAVILFTAERATQMALQAIQTLGGNGYINEYATGRLLRDAKLYEIGAGTSEVRRMLIGRELFKETR; translated from the coding sequence ATGAACACCTCCTACCCAACCCTGAATTTCGGTCTCGGTGAAGACATCGATATGCTCCGTGACATGGTGTACAAGTTCTGCCAGGCGGAGCTGGCCCCGCGCGCGGCACAGATTGATGAAGACAACCTGTTCCCCGCAGACATGTGGAAAAAGTTTGGTGAGCTGGGCCTGCTGGGTATGACCGTGGAAGAGGAGTTCGGCGGTTCCAATATGGGTTACCTGGCGCACGCTGTGGCCATGGAAGAAATTTCCCGCGCCTCCGCTTCTGTGGGCTTGTCCTACGGTGCCCACTCCAACCTGTGTGTAAACCAGATTCGCAAAAATGGTACCCATGCGCAGAAGCTCAAGTACCTGCCCAAGCTCTGTTCCGGTGAACATGTAGGCGCCTTGGCCATGAGTGAACCCAACTCCGGTTCCGACGTGGTAAGTCTGCAACTGCGCGCGGAGAAGCGCGGCGATCGCTTTATTTTGAACGGCAATAAAATGTGGATCACCAACGGCCCCGATGCCGATACCTATGTGATCTACGCGCGCACCGAACCGGGTATCAGCTCCGGTGGTATTACTGCGTTTATCGTTGAGCGCGGCTTTGCCGGTTTCTCCCAAGCGCAAAAGCTCGACAAGCTGGGCATGCGCGGTTCCAACACCTGTGAGCTGGTGTTCGAAGACTGTGAAGTGCCGGAAGAAAATATCCTCGGTGAACTGAACGGCGGTGTGCGCGTATTGATGAGCGGTCTCGACTACGAGCGCACCATTCTCTCCGGAGGCCCTGTCGGTATTATGCAGGCTTGCCTGGATGTAGTGGTTCCCTATATTCACGAGCGCAAGCAGTTCGGCAAGGCCATCGGTGAATTCCAGCTGATGCAGGGCAAGATCGCCGATATGTACGCTGACCTGAATGCCAGCCGCTCTTACCTGTACGCTGTGGCCCGGGCTTGTGATCGCGGTGAGGACTCGCGCAAGGACGCCGCCGCTGTAATCCTGTTTACTGCGGAGCGCGCAACACAGATGGCCCTGCAAGCTATCCAGACTTTGGGCGGCAATGGCTACATCAACGAGTACGCCACTGGTCGTCTGCTGCGCGATGCCAAGCTCTACGAAATCGGCGCGGGCACTTCTGAAGTGCGCCGTATGCTGATTGGTCGCGAGCTGTTTAAAGAGACCCGCTAA
- a CDS encoding MerR family DNA-binding transcriptional regulator has product MKAEASQMEPLSYSISELAREFDITTRAIRFYEDKGLLSPERRGQTRIYSPEERVRLKLILRGKRLGFSLDESREIIDMYDPAHGNVEQLHRLLERIAQKRLQLQQQLRDIESLMEELDEAESRARESLAQSDDNSAS; this is encoded by the coding sequence ATGAAAGCAGAAGCAAGCCAAATGGAGCCCCTTAGCTACAGCATTTCCGAGCTGGCGCGGGAATTCGATATCACTACCCGCGCCATCCGCTTCTATGAGGATAAGGGCCTACTCAGTCCCGAGCGTCGTGGCCAGACTCGAATCTATAGTCCCGAGGAGCGTGTGCGCCTAAAGCTGATCCTGCGCGGAAAGCGGTTGGGATTCTCCCTGGATGAGAGCCGCGAAATTATCGATATGTACGATCCTGCCCACGGCAATGTGGAGCAGTTGCACCGTCTACTGGAGCGCATCGCGCAAAAGCGTTTGCAGTTACAACAGCAATTGCGGGATATCGAAAGCCTGATGGAAGAGTTGGATGAAGCTGAATCCAGGGCCCGTGAGTCCCTGGCGCAAAGCGATGACAACAGCGCTTCCTGA
- the serB gene encoding phosphoserine phosphatase SerB — MGDQINSQEFHLSLKQISQASGSGALRYLSLRDQVAKLGLEYSGEAPFPGEATDFTPPPEEPSALEAIWCITLLSPSASLAQLQYLLRFFDEQQWSLFAADTLAQRCDRTVIRFQIDGDLDFDSARLACLGVADELGVDLTIQASVTQRVPKLAGFDMDSTLIDAEVIDELAKITGIGDQVAAITQATMAGDMDFCESFKRRMALLKGFSEQRLAEIARELPLKEGAYELLAALRALGCKTALLSGGFTYFAKFLQRERLPLDYIHANELTFAEGALTGEVVEPIIDGDRKRKLLQEIAGSLGLALESVVAMGDGANDIPMLNLGELGIAIHPKPKVRLQAPQAINLFGLDAALYLFGLNDQQIAKLGV, encoded by the coding sequence ATGGGTGATCAAATAAATTCACAGGAATTCCACCTCTCCCTGAAACAGATTTCCCAGGCTTCAGGAAGTGGCGCCCTGCGCTACCTAAGCTTGCGAGATCAAGTCGCCAAGCTCGGCCTGGAGTATTCCGGTGAAGCCCCTTTTCCCGGTGAGGCTACGGACTTTACCCCGCCCCCCGAAGAACCGAGTGCACTTGAAGCCATTTGGTGTATCACCCTGCTGAGCCCCTCTGCCTCCCTGGCCCAACTCCAATACCTTCTGCGATTTTTTGATGAACAACAGTGGAGCCTATTCGCCGCTGATACTTTGGCACAAAGATGCGATCGCACCGTAATCCGCTTCCAAATTGATGGCGATCTTGATTTTGACAGCGCGCGCCTGGCCTGCCTTGGAGTGGCCGATGAGTTGGGAGTAGACCTAACAATCCAGGCTTCTGTTACCCAGAGGGTACCAAAGCTGGCGGGCTTTGATATGGATTCAACCCTCATCGATGCCGAGGTTATCGATGAACTGGCAAAAATTACCGGTATCGGTGATCAGGTCGCCGCCATTACTCAGGCCACAATGGCTGGTGACATGGATTTCTGCGAGAGTTTTAAACGGCGCATGGCCCTGCTAAAAGGGTTTTCAGAGCAGCGTTTGGCAGAAATTGCTCGGGAATTGCCGTTAAAAGAAGGGGCCTATGAATTGCTGGCAGCCTTGCGCGCACTGGGCTGCAAAACGGCACTGCTTTCTGGCGGCTTTACCTACTTCGCGAAATTCCTGCAGCGAGAGCGCCTGCCCCTGGATTATATCCATGCCAATGAACTGACATTTGCCGAAGGGGCCCTCACCGGCGAAGTGGTGGAGCCCATTATTGATGGCGATCGCAAACGCAAGTTACTGCAGGAAATTGCCGGAAGCTTAGGTTTGGCGCTGGAAAGTGTGGTCGCTATGGGTGACGGCGCCAACGATATTCCCATGTTGAATTTAGGGGAACTGGGTATCGCCATTCACCCCAAGCCCAAGGTGAGGCTACAGGCCCCCCAGGCGATAAACCTGTTTGGCCTGGACGCCGCCCTCTACTTATTTGGTCTCAATGACCAACAAATTGCCAAGCTCGGGGTATAA
- a CDS encoding M1 family metallopeptidase — translation MLPRLLCTSLIVGGLAVAGGCSKSEPSKAELDSASAPMKASAVIEKKPGVEKAPQSGVDYHSFANSNDYQVQHLDLDLTVDFSRKVLEGEAKLDFKRLNDKNLPMVLDTRELEVVSVSANGAPIKFSMGEKDSHLGTPLNIELPEDADSITIRYRTAPGASGVQWLEPQQTAGKKHPFLFTQAQAIHARSFIPLQDSPKVRITYNATVRTPKELRAVMSANNDPQAAKDGVYEFEMPQRIPSYLIALAVGDLQFKPMGERTGVYAEPSMLESAAAEFADTESMLEVTEKAYGPYHWDRYDLLILPPSFPFGGMENPRLSFITPTVIAGDKSLVALIAHELAHSWSGNLVTNASWRDLWLNEGFTTYLTNRIMQFVYGDERYQMEMALGYDDLQADLADKEPRDEIMAIDLRGRDPDEVFSNIPYEKGSLFLYELEQKVGREAFDRFLMEYFNHFSFQSITTEDFVKYLDKTLLVEHADKLDRDRILQWIFDPGIPEGAPHPKSDAFTKLDPVRQQWLDGKLVAKDIDTKGWTFHQWKYFLDGMPEKLTEAQLKELDGAFGLTESRNNEVAFSWLMIAVRNDYEPAFERLENFLTSIGRNKFLRPLYRNMVETGKKDVAARIFERAKVGYHPLTVKVNSLVIYGKKES, via the coding sequence ATGTTGCCCCGTTTACTGTGTACCAGTCTGATCGTTGGCGGCCTTGCCGTTGCCGGTGGCTGTTCCAAGTCGGAGCCTTCCAAGGCCGAATTAGACAGTGCGAGCGCGCCGATGAAGGCGTCCGCTGTGATCGAGAAGAAGCCGGGTGTTGAAAAAGCGCCCCAGTCCGGAGTGGATTACCACTCTTTTGCCAACAGCAATGATTACCAGGTTCAGCACCTGGATCTGGACCTGACTGTCGACTTCTCCCGCAAGGTTCTTGAAGGTGAAGCCAAGTTGGACTTCAAGCGTCTCAACGACAAGAACCTGCCGATGGTACTGGATACCCGCGAGCTGGAAGTGGTTTCTGTATCCGCCAATGGCGCACCAATAAAATTCTCCATGGGCGAGAAAGACAGTCACCTGGGCACTCCGCTGAATATTGAGCTGCCGGAAGATGCCGACAGCATTACTATCCGCTACCGTACAGCGCCTGGCGCCTCCGGCGTTCAGTGGCTGGAGCCTCAGCAAACTGCGGGTAAAAAGCATCCGTTCCTGTTTACCCAGGCCCAGGCGATTCACGCGCGCAGCTTTATTCCGCTGCAGGACTCCCCGAAAGTTCGTATCACTTACAACGCCACTGTACGCACTCCGAAAGAACTGCGCGCAGTCATGAGTGCGAACAATGACCCGCAGGCGGCCAAAGATGGCGTCTACGAGTTTGAAATGCCCCAGCGCATACCCTCCTACCTGATTGCCCTGGCGGTTGGCGACCTGCAGTTCAAGCCCATGGGTGAGCGCACCGGTGTCTACGCCGAGCCCTCCATGCTGGAATCTGCAGCGGCGGAGTTTGCCGATACCGAATCCATGCTGGAAGTGACCGAAAAGGCTTATGGCCCCTACCACTGGGATCGTTACGACCTGCTGATTCTGCCGCCCAGCTTCCCCTTCGGTGGCATGGAAAACCCGCGCCTTAGCTTTATCACTCCGACGGTAATCGCCGGCGATAAGAGCCTGGTAGCCCTGATTGCCCACGAACTGGCCCACTCCTGGTCCGGTAACCTGGTGACCAATGCCAGCTGGCGCGACCTTTGGCTGAATGAAGGTTTCACCACCTACCTGACTAACCGCATCATGCAGTTCGTCTACGGTGATGAGCGCTACCAGATGGAAATGGCCCTGGGCTATGACGACCTGCAAGCGGATCTGGCTGATAAAGAGCCTCGCGATGAGATTATGGCGATCGACCTGCGCGGACGTGACCCCGATGAAGTCTTCTCCAATATTCCCTACGAGAAAGGCTCCCTGTTCCTGTATGAGCTGGAGCAGAAAGTAGGTCGCGAAGCGTTTGACCGCTTCCTGATGGAGTACTTCAACCACTTCTCCTTCCAGAGCATCACCACCGAGGACTTCGTTAAGTATCTCGACAAAACCCTGTTGGTTGAGCACGCCGACAAGCTGGACCGCGATCGTATCCTCCAGTGGATCTTCGATCCGGGTATTCCCGAAGGTGCGCCGCATCCGAAGTCTGATGCCTTCACTAAATTGGATCCAGTACGTCAACAGTGGCTGGACGGCAAACTGGTGGCGAAGGATATTGATACCAAAGGCTGGACTTTCCACCAGTGGAAGTACTTCCTCGATGGTATGCCGGAGAAACTGACGGAAGCGCAGTTGAAGGAACTGGATGGCGCCTTTGGCCTGACCGAGTCCCGCAATAACGAAGTGGCTTTCAGCTGGTTGATGATCGCAGTGCGCAACGACTACGAGCCGGCCTTCGAGCGCCTTGAGAATTTCCTCACCAGTATCGGCCGCAACAAGTTCCTGCGCCCGCTATATCGCAATATGGTTGAGACCGGTAAAAAAGACGTGGCTGCGCGCATTTTTGAGCGCGCCAAGGTGGGTTATCACCCGCTGACGGTAAAAGTAAATAGCCTGGTTATTTACGGTAAAAAAGAGAGTTAA
- a CDS encoding alkaline phosphatase D family protein gives MSLSRRRFLQFSGASLAALPLLKAYGSGQEPFQHGVASGDPLADRVILWTRITPSADPEFQSMVPYTWQVALDPEMAMVVNSGSGITGPDVDYTIKVDASGLQPGTSYYYRFYSNGIDSPIGRTRTLPIGHVDKLRFAVTSCSNYPMGYFNVYREIALRADLDVVLHLGDYIYEYGPGGYGTGTGLGREPIPAKEMVDIQDYRLRYAQYRSDPDLQEVHRQHPFICVWDDHETTNNAWAGGAENHNVQDGEGDWFVRRSVANQAYFEWMPIRDNGIFDLFGDRAIYRSFRFGNLMDLMMLDTRIAARSEQANWFDQQTADDPERSILGTQQEQWLLSSLTQSQSDGVRWRVLGQQVMMAQLTLARDLSVNMDQWDGYTASRERLFDHIADNNIDNFVVLTGDIHSSWAWDLASNPFSILKYGRLTGRGALGGEFVTPGVTSSFLDKSHLTDVAAIAMDGLIPHLKWVEITQRGYLLMDVSHSRAKAHWYHVDTVTSQNYNASLARIYKQEAGQNHIQRAWSESTADELVPAPAPQYGALARNTIAALRSRYNV, from the coding sequence ATGTCTCTGTCCCGGAGGCGGTTTCTACAATTTTCCGGCGCAAGCCTGGCGGCCCTGCCCCTACTGAAAGCCTACGGTTCCGGCCAGGAGCCCTTCCAGCACGGCGTAGCCAGCGGTGACCCCCTGGCAGATCGCGTAATTCTCTGGACTCGTATCACTCCGTCTGCAGATCCAGAATTCCAGTCCATGGTGCCCTACACCTGGCAGGTCGCTCTGGACCCGGAAATGGCCATGGTGGTCAATAGCGGCAGCGGTATTACCGGGCCCGATGTGGACTACACCATCAAAGTGGATGCCAGCGGTCTGCAACCCGGCACCAGTTACTATTACCGCTTCTACTCTAACGGTATCGACTCGCCCATAGGCCGCACCCGCACACTGCCCATCGGCCATGTGGATAAACTGCGCTTTGCGGTGACCAGCTGCTCCAACTATCCCATGGGTTATTTCAATGTTTACCGGGAAATTGCCCTGCGTGCAGACCTGGATGTGGTACTGCACCTGGGGGATTACATTTACGAGTACGGACCCGGTGGCTACGGTACCGGCACGGGCCTGGGGCGAGAGCCAATCCCCGCCAAGGAAATGGTGGATATCCAGGATTACCGCCTGCGCTACGCCCAGTACCGCTCCGACCCGGATTTACAGGAAGTACACCGCCAACACCCGTTTATCTGTGTCTGGGACGACCATGAAACCACTAACAACGCATGGGCTGGCGGTGCCGAGAACCACAATGTCCAAGATGGCGAGGGCGACTGGTTTGTACGCCGCTCGGTAGCCAACCAGGCCTACTTCGAGTGGATGCCCATCCGCGATAACGGCATCTTTGATCTATTTGGTGACAGGGCCATCTACCGCAGCTTCCGCTTCGGCAATCTGATGGACCTGATGATGCTGGATACCCGCATCGCCGCGCGCTCCGAGCAGGCCAACTGGTTCGATCAGCAGACCGCCGATGACCCGGAGCGCAGCATCCTCGGTACCCAGCAGGAACAATGGCTGCTCAGTAGCCTGACCCAGTCCCAGTCGGACGGCGTACGCTGGCGGGTATTGGGGCAACAAGTAATGATGGCGCAACTCACCCTGGCCAGGGATTTGTCTGTGAATATGGACCAGTGGGATGGTTACACCGCATCCCGCGAGCGTCTGTTCGACCACATTGCCGACAATAATATCGACAATTTTGTCGTCCTCACTGGAGATATCCACAGCTCCTGGGCCTGGGACCTGGCCAGCAATCCTTTCAGTATTTTGAAATACGGGCGTCTGACCGGACGCGGCGCCCTCGGCGGAGAATTTGTCACCCCCGGAGTAACCTCCAGCTTCCTGGACAAATCCCACCTGACGGATGTTGCAGCGATTGCTATGGACGGGTTAATACCACACCTCAAGTGGGTGGAGATCACCCAGCGCGGTTACCTGTTGATGGATGTTTCCCACTCCCGCGCCAAGGCCCACTGGTATCACGTGGATACAGTCACCAGTCAGAATTACAACGCCAGCCTGGCAAGGATTTATAAGCAGGAAGCGGGGCAGAACCATATCCAGCGTGCCTGGAGTGAAAGCACAGCTGATGAGTTGGTACCGGCACCGGCACCGCAGTACGGCGC